A section of the Pseudorasbora parva isolate DD20220531a chromosome 2, ASM2467924v1, whole genome shotgun sequence genome encodes:
- the rasd4 gene encoding rasd family member 4 → MSLEVKEKTEVRLVFMGAAGVGKTALIKRFLQDSFEPKHRRTVEELHSKEYEVAGVKVTINIMDTSGSYSFPAMRKLSIQNGDAFALVYSVDDPESLEAVKSLREEILEVKEDKFTPIVVVGNKKDRLHERRVSADDVLAKVEMDWNNCFLEASAKENENVMEVFKELLQQANLPSRLSPALRRRRETFPKDTGLRPPMNKTNSCSVS, encoded by the coding sequence ATGTCTCTGGAAGTCAAGGAAAAGACAGAGGTGCGATTGGTGTTCATGGGAGCCGCAGGTGTCGGAAAGACAGCCCTGATTAAGCGCTTCCTACAAGACAGCTTTGAGCCCAAACACCGGCGCACAGTAGAGGAGCTCCACAGCAAGGAGTACGAGGTGGCTGGAGTCAAAGTGACCATTAACATCATGGACACGAGCGGAAGCTACTCCTTCCCAGCCATGAGGAAGCTCTCCATCCAAAACGGAGATGCCTTCGCCCTTGTCTACTCCGTGGATGACCCCGAGTCGCTAGAAGCCGTCAAGAGCCTCCGCGAGGAAATCCTGGAGGTCAAGGAGGACAAGTTCACGCCCATCGTAGTGGTGGGCAACAAGAAAGACCGACTGCATGAACGAAGGGTGTCTGCGGACGACGTGCTGGCGAAGGTGGAGATGGACTGGAACAACTGCTTCCTGGAGGCCTCGGCCAAAGAAAACGAAAACGTGATGGAGGTGTTCAAGGAGCTGCTCCAGCAAGCCAACCTCCCGAGCCGCCTCAGCCCGGCTTTGCGTCGTCGCAGAGAGACCTTTCCCAAGGACACGGGTCTACGGCCACCCATGAACAAGACCAACAGCTGTTCCGTCTCCTAG